agaaagaaaagGTGAATACTTAGGTAAAACGGTACAAGTAGTACCACATGTAACGGATGCTATCCAAAAATGGATAAAAGATGTTattgatgaaaatattaagaaaatgaaaaaagaatataatatcgattcttttaataaaatcCCTTGTATGTGCCTAATAGAAGTTGGTGGTACTGTTGGTGATATTGAATCAGCTGTATATTTAGAAGCCCTACAacaattaataaataatttaaataatgatgatgtATGTCTATGTCATCTATCTTATGTACCTATTACTGGAAATCTAAGGGAACAGAAAACTAAACCTACACAACATAgtgtaaaaatattaagaGAAGCAGGATTAAAACCagattttattttttgtagATGTGAAGAACCATTAACAGAAGAAGCTATTAAGAAAATAGCTTTATTTTCACAAGTTAAAAATGAACACGTTATATCATTACATGATACATCCAATGTATATAAAGTACCATTAATTTTAGATAAACAAAATGTTTGTATgaatgtattaaaaaagttAAATCTAGAAAACGTtgtattaaataataaattacaaatatctccttattcatttaatatatggAAACAACTCGCGGATAGATATGAATCATCGAGCGAACAAGTTGTTATAGGTATTGTAGGGAAATACACAGCATCTAATGATACTTATTTATCTATTATCTCTTCTTTAGTACATGCATGTTTAGAATGTGGATTTAAATTAGTTATTAAGTATATTAATAGTAGCCATTTGTctttaaaacaaaaaaagcaaaaaaaaaatatggactggaaaaaaaaagcaagGAAATACTCCTATGAAAATTTCCATGAAAACAGTAGTacagaaaaaataatatttgtagATGATACCACTTCTGATGAAgattatgataaaaaaagaagaataaaatatgaaaaggCTTGGGAAACATTAAAATCTGTGGATGGAGTTTTAGTACCTGGAGGATTTGGTACAAGAGGTATCGaaggaaaatatttatcttCAAAATATTGCCGTTTACATAATATACCCTATTTAGGAATATGCTTAGGAATGCAAATAGCTGTTATAGATGTAGCGCGagaatatttaaatgtgAATGCAAATTCGGAGGAATTTGAGGATACAACAGAAATGCAATATACATCacaagaaaataatatggCACATGctgataataataatgagaATAATCAACatgcaaaaaaaaatccaAATGTGACTAATTGTACTTATAAcgaaaaagaaaaaaaagacaaaaaagaaaaaaaagaaaatataataaatttagaaaatgtagaaaatgtaaataaaacGAGTGTTCATATAAATGAGATCTGTAGTCAAGATACAACTGCATCTTGTATTTCGATTAAAACTGATTCAAGTCATAATCAGAAAGAATTGGCTAGTTATACAGAACGTCAAAAacatgataatataaacaatatgaaaaaggaaatccattttgatgataatatatcaacagctattataaatgatgatataaatatagagaataatatttattcaaaATACCAAGATACATATATGACAGATAAAAATACGTATGATGACACAGACCCTATGTTTGATGGAAAggaatatttaaaaagtcAATCACTTATATTAAGAGAAAAATGTATAGGAGATATTCCTAAAAAATTATCTGAAGAATCAATAAAAGAGAAAATTAAACTTATAGGTATAGAAAGTTATTACAAAAGTATAGAAGAaatagataataataatgtaattATATCTATGAGTGAATTTAAAggtgatgataataagGGAGGTACCATGCGTCTAGGTGTGAAACAATCAAAAATTATAGATAAAGATTCTTTAACATATAAGGCATACGACgaagaattatatatatatgaaagaCATAGACATAGATATGAAATAAATCCTAAGTATGTACCCTTATTAGAAGCTGTCGGATTAACATTTGTAGCTAAAGATATACATAGTGTCAGAATGGAAATTTgtgaaattaaaaatttagaTTTTTATGTAGGTGTTCAATTTCATCCTGAATTTACTTCGAGACCATTTAAGTCCAATCCTTTATTTCTTGCATTTGTGTTAGCATCAAAGAAAAAGTTGAAAGATCGCTTGAATAAATATGGCAATAAGTTATGTTCAGGAATTTTATacaaatgaataaataaataaataaataaatatatatatatatatatatatatatatatatatatatatacatatttatatcatcttGTCTTGATACGAAAACGAATCATTTAACTTGTAAATTATAAAcgtattatttattaagatatcttttattatatataaatatatacataaactttatgtttttatttttattaatttttaattatttgtttttaattatatgtcatttttaatttttcgtatataatattgaaaaaaatttaaattattattttaatatatattgctatttttaataacaaGTAAAGTTTATTGcctttttaattttatacataatttttattaagcATTTTTGTTCCCCTCGTTTTTTGACATATTAcattaaaatgtatatatatatatatatatatatatatatataatatatatatatgtttttattatcttattttgaatatattttaaaaaaatacagaattatattatatccgaactattcatattattttaaatatatatatatatatatatatatatatatttatgttttattttacaatGTTTCCAATTGAAAAaaagacaaaaaaaaaaaaaaaaaaaaaaaaaaaaaaaaaacatggaaaatgatataaaataaataggCATACATAGATATACTCCCTTTTAGTAATATTCAAAATTTACTTtgtaacaaaaaataatgttacTTAATAAAAGTACATAAACCGTCAATTCAAATGTATTATCCCTTTTATTAACATAAATGACATCAAGCCCTGcaataaaaaaatcattATCTTTCGATTCTTCTAATGATTTACCATCTAATAATCTTttcaaattataatttacgttatttattatatatttcttatgACAATTTAATTTATCCCTATTAAAATTctatcaaaaaaaaaaaaaaaaaaaaaaaaatttatatatacacaaaatatatatatgtatctatttaaatatgttcatttaaattttatatattatatattatattttatattattttttttttattttattttattttattttattttttttcttaccGGAGTAAGTTTTTTCCCTATAGACAAAGTATATAATGgaagaataaaatatggTATTAAAAAGTACGTATTTGTATACATACATTTTTgcacaaaataaataaatattttattactaTATTGATTGGCCAGTATTATACATGAtctttcatatataatttttaacAAACTAATACGGGATGTTGCAAATGCTTGTTTAAAAGTTTCATATTCTTCTTTTGGTATTTTCTGAATAGATAAAGGAAGAAATTTGGTAGTAAATAAATTCCTAGTGatttttgtaaatttaaatttCAATAGATATATGTTGCATTTATCTGCagatattattaaatatttattcaattcttttttttgttctttatttataatgttattataaatataattatctttatttatacaacatatgttttttttgtgtttttttttttttttggaacttttttttttcttttgggattttttttcttgatTCGTATTAATGGTATATTCACTTTTCATAtgtgaatataaaaatcttaaagtagatatattaagcataagtatattttttttataatttgataacaatgaaaagaatatattaaaagatatattttgatatttattatttctacATTGATTATATAGATCTTTAAAAATTTCTGTATTTGTTTCATCACAGGTTGATAATAGATTCatatattgttcatatttatcATCTTCCTTtacattaaatatataatttctgatttttattatgtttttatatatttcttttggctttatatttttatgcctattatttttttcgAACAGATTTGATGttaaaaattgaaaaaacatatattcgtcatttgataaataatatttaagTAATTTTTGTTTGCTCTTTTCATCAATATTTGAGTAAtccatattataattaacaTTGTAGTTATGAATATTAAGAATTTCTGTTTgattctttttattattattattgttattattattattattattattattattattattattattattaatattattgtgtgatgaatatattttacaattTTGTAAGGTAAggaaataaattatttgtaCAACTTTCGcatgaatataaaaagaattatggatatatttctcttcaaatattttctttctcCATAAGTATATTTTTAGTTCTTCTACTTtcacttttattataaaaatgatagTTCTGgatttctttttttttatatttttattaccCTTATATGTactacatatatatatgtctgtttgaaaaatgatattttttttatgtctTTTATTCAAAACATCtacattttcttttacattaagattctttatattatttttaatatgtatattttctttttttcctttttcagtatcattttttatatattgtacATTCACCAGAATTAATCCTTTACCacaaaatttataaaattttttcattatacCAATATTggaaaaataattaatttgATAATTAcctttatttaaatttaagaaacatatgttaaattttttattttctttcattaaaatattttctttaatattttcctttttcaAGCATCTTacattattaaaagaatggaatctattataattaatattattatttttttcatcatgTTTATGTAATGTTACATTTCTATATGAATGATTATTATCCCCTATCTTTTTCTTAccaatataaatattatcttttttaatcATAAACGTGTcttccatattattattattattattattatacaaatttgttttttctttttttgatgataatgatacatataatttttttattttcttttttcttttaatcATTCTTTTTACTTTTCCTTTATACGAAAACTCATTTATATCAGAATTTAATGAATCTGATGTTGAATAAAAGGTAATACCCTTTCTTATATCCTTATTGAAATCATtgaacatattattaaatgtattattattttttttttttttttcatgaTCAGTACATAATTTTTCTCTATACAAATTATATTCTTCCATATGGTTGTTTTCATgattttttgaattttttttcttgcATAAACgaatattttgattattatcATGTCGATggtatttttttaaatatttacaatgtttaattattttattatgatttgatatatttattatattatgtataatattgtGAAAATTTGaaacattattttttaatataagGGTATATCCTCTATCATCATTATAGcaataattattattatcacaaTTATTACTCttactattactattattattattattattattattaatatgttcACATAATCGTTCAAATacattttgattatttaatttttgttcTCCTCgtgctttttttttaaaaagtttttctttttttattaaccTTAAATAGGACTTGAATTTTTTGTTAACCATgttataatcatttttattattgtcaatttttgttttcttcgttttatcaaaatatgttgaataatttttaagTACTTCCTTTAATATTTTGGATTCCTTATAATTTGTAGTTACatgaaaattaaaatacaACTTATGACTATTgtgttttttatatttccttATAGCATTtagtaataatttatttttaatatgtgCATAAACctttttaaaacatttcATGTGTACATATtgatttaataatttttgtaaaaagTACAtccatttattttttaacataacatttttttcatttctatataatacataatttGAATTAAATTCACgtcttattttatttatatatttataaaataaggattctttaatttttttcttttttatatattcttcatCAGATTCGTTTATATCTTTACTAAGATTTTTACCTTCCCTATATGTTCTCGTACTACTActtatataatgaaaagatGATGAGGAAAATTCATCATTTGAAGAAGAACTCTTTTCTTCATCTGAGATATTTTGTTGATAATGTAAATtatgaaattttttttttaaatcgTTGTGTTCATAGGTAAATGAATCTGgtaatttattattattaatatctttgcttttatttttttttttataacatatatgtTCATCATCAGTATCACTCgaaaaattaaaatcaTAATCTGTTAATAAGGGTaccttattattatttaaaaatatttcttctgatgatatcatatttttttttgtattataatttttttctttataattattaggtttaaataaaagatatttttttaacatatgTCTACACGCGTATTTCATAGCTACATAAATCCGTTTTAAGATTTTCCTTTTATCCTTCCTTCTTTCTTCTTTGTGTtcattattcatataatcTTTTCCCCCTACCTTTTCATTATTtgctttattttttctattaatACACAACTCTCCTTCAGTTAAGAGATTTACGATATTATCAATATTGTTTTCTTTCATATACTTCAACTTTTTActattcatttttaaaagataattGACCAAGTTACTAATGTTTGTATTATATGGTATGTTCCCAATTTTTTGATCTTTTCTTTGGATATTCAAAAAGGATAATTTAAAGAGTtcaaataatgaatatttttcaaaaatgtttaaaaaGTTATTTAAAGGTTTATTCGTGTAAGGAAAATATTgtgaacaaataaaattatctttatatatgtttgaaggagtattaaaaaatatatctacaaagaaatccatttttttaacattcttttttataataaaatctCCACTCCAACCCATATGTTTTAATTGTTgtttacataatatattacttCTTTTCTGTTCAACTAATTCTTTctctttatttatataccACCTTTTGGTTTcgttatataatttttcaaaactacatttctttttctttttcatttgatTTTTCACCTTCACTAtgtttttgtttatattcATTTCGATTATGTTATTACACatcaaattattatcatccataaaaatatcataaGTTTCATATGAACCATCTAATAgttgaaaaatatgattaaAGTTATCATTATAAGAAGAGGAAgttttattatgttttgtcatttttttagaatttttttttttttcatttttataatatggaaacaaattatcataaatattataattattttctagTTTATCATTCTTCACATTATTAGGATACCATAAACTTATACTTTTATCAACCGAACAAGATAACAAGAAATTATCATCAGGAGAAAATTTAATACAAGGAATATTATGAGTATGATGTTTTAATAACATTTCATAAAATCTAGAGGATGcatcaaaaaataatctATACAATATATCATACCAATCAGCTGTATAAAAACTCACATTTGATAATGTCCAATAAATATCACTATTCCATTTGGTAccttcatatatatttttctttttatatacgTTATCTATAAAGAAATTTCGTTTCTTTTTACTaacattattaaaatatttcaaatgatgttcatcaaataaataattgCATACTTTCTTACTcatatattgtataaatgcacttatattataattgaatattttttttggtaaTACACTTATATCAatcatttcttttttttcatctccaaaatttttcatattaacAAGACTATTACATGAATTAACATTCTCATTTGTATTctcattaatattattctttccttcattatatttcatattacTACAATAAATGTTTTGATCCTTTTTTTCGTCCGAATTAAATGAAGTTATTATATCTTTggtatttatatatgtatctCCTTTGGTTATTCTTTcatttacatatttaatttcattcatttcattttcttcaaaTTTGTAATAACCTTCttgtaataaaattttttcaaGATATTTCGATTTTATACTAAAAACAGGTTcagaaataaatatatcattacTTTCATTTactatatatttgtatttcatatcatttatttttaaaggTATAAGTTTAGtttttctattatattttttatttttattacgagaatgcatattttttatgttaatatttttattccCCTTATACCCTTTTAAACGgtattcttttataattcCTTCACCTCCTTTAATCTTTACATTACAATTATTAACAAACAATATAGAattatccttttttaaaaatttatatactGAATAGgaatttatattactactattatGTAAGCACAAAGTATTATATTCACATTCCGAACATTCTTCACTcgatgaaaaaaaattaaattcaTTCATATCACTAGACAAATTACTGTCAGAAGAACCATTTGAAGAAATAGAATAAGAATCATACATATCATATGTACTAGATTTAGATGAaatattttccttattCTCAAttatactattattatattctttatcTAACAttattgtatttatttGGTTCTCTTTTCCTGGTATggtattttttatattttccttttccGTTTCATTATAtctaatattttcatcatatatacaattattatcatttgtcttattattatttagtTCCATGGAACATGcatatgaattatttaaattattctCGGATGATTCATTATTTTTGCtacaaaaatattcttctatattttgttgaaattcttcatttttttttttatcatcctttatatcatcttctttattaatttttataagtGTTCTTTGAGGTTCTAAATTTTGTTCTTCTTTgatattatcattttcgtttatattatcatctaTATTGTGGTCTTTCATTTcatcattttgttttatattatcatctaTATTGTGGTCTTTCATTTcatcattttgttttatattatcatctaTTTTGTGGTCTTTCAATTcatcattttgttttatattatcatctaTTTTGTGGTCTTTCaattcatcatttttttttatattatcatctaTTTTGTGGTCTTTcatttcatcattttctattatattataatctTTTTTGTGGTCTTTcatttcatcattttctattttattctCTCCTCTTATATCATCTTGTATCTTATTTTCATTTCCCTTTTGTGTATTTTGCATACTTTGTTCATATAACCCCTCACATATAACAACAAAATCCAAATCCAGTTGatcattctttttataCTTCTGTAATATTTTATCGGCACATTCAGACAAggtataaatatatttaatcTTAACATtgtatttcttttttgtaCAAACATTTTTCCAATTCAAAGgaattaaattaaatatcattctttttttattaatttttgaATTGGAATTTTTAGCAATTCCtttttcaaaattatttaaggtttttttttcatttaatatatccaTATTTCCAATGCTAATCGCTATCATATTACGTATCATGTCTTCTGATATATCCTGCGTTGGAATATTTgataaattatttcttcgtgctataataacattattTCTATTAAACGGTGTATTTCTTGTATTTAAGGAAGTAGTTATATTTCTTCGTTCATTCCTtgaatttaaaatattattatatatcatatcTAAAAATCGGTATTCAATATCTAAAGGTTGACGATTGGTATTAGGAACATTTCGCATCTCATTACTAATATTACtaatcatatttatattatccgaattattattattattattttggTTCATATTGTTaacattattttgttcatttgtgtgtcttatatttataaggtcattaataatattattatttgaattatcAGTATTGGTGTTTTGAGCATTTGAACTTACAACATTGGCATGAAGTTCATTTTGatcatttatatctttattattttgatcatttacatctttatcattttgatcatttatatctttattattttgatcaTTTAAATCTTTGTTATTTTGATCATTTACATCTTGACCATTTTGAACATTTACATCTTGACCATTTTGAACATTTACATCTTGACCATTTTGAACATTTACATCTTGACCATTTTGAACATTTACATCTTGACCATTTTGAACATTTACATCTTGACCATTTTGAACATTTACATCTTGACCATTTTGAACATTATCTTGTAAGGGCATTGATCCAGGAATAACTTCaacatttaaataatatccttcattttgttcattCATGGTCTGGTTTTCATTATTACAATCGGCATTGCtattatccatattattttgataattCTGAGCATTCGTATTTCTTGTATTTCCTATACGACTTATGTCACAGGTACGTCCCATCATATTAACTACA
This is a stretch of genomic DNA from Plasmodium reichenowi strain SY57 chromosome 14, whole genome shotgun sequence. It encodes these proteins:
- a CDS encoding hypothetical protein (conserved Plasmodium protein, unknown function), which produces MKNMRNDRLSGTPWDNVKTLKNCQVDLLCSYDLHKGVEHKLISFALNLLCVSKKYELIFISYGQYIYVYEMNKFINNSHFFMDKNENNKYKFQYYFNNEEIKKNNSVFKNMNKISYIYEELKKEFYLKKMNIPCPSLILSPHLYSKGYVNIKCEENEAMNKSILISVGWSEDTNVYYVEKIVESINTKQKIKNVLENNIYDFFQKYENIYNDEYITSPLFSNISKDPYYFLKKLKIDEHHFLLNILYNYNNNNNNNNNNNNYNYNNDSIIQPYNNHYLNSKSKNKLDTLMCNPFIINEEYLANYSNDIVDMIKFSKISNYFDYSKNKIKEKRNMLFYKYHENRKRKALSLVSKEKKKKKKKKKKLDNSNDKIDQIINVETINNFPNNIEHTDQNNKIYDIHDGDIMDPNSDDDIINHIQNDIVNNDHLGDGNMNHVNNSNERKKKKKVNIMENHTYNEKEKKRQKIDILKIKKNNMYNEDISKTSHTSVLKMENDKMYNGMDETHREKKKEKCIKRKKQKCKFRISDIYSSLESEEEELEEELRDEEKHDEKHNENKNNDKNNISCKDLKNSKMKKRKKIRIKRNYKSTYKKLHCNNYLDYGEKEIDQLDFYNKLRKKVYIGYNLRNNLELNEKNDYINTFRMKNHFINEYMKSSSDDEINDNNINEENFSLNLNDTNMDMIDRKEEKNRFYTRDYSSSDTSNYYPIHSHDDNYYDSYHNVNTYNLHRKKYHYKPFENIKKFKNKNPYFYPQRKYEIHVKEYKGKNKKRQLKRLNKNIKNYMLYTKQLNKLKEERKAFINFCKSYIKNKYYNDYSRRLETFLDPYNKIKYHNIWKGFNIFTFNLFNVDYNDKILKSVQIYIQPDIVFNNKMYIKSDTSTWAISFNFKKNLLAIGSNTHNIHIYNLNNFYYFRKRYDYDEAIDYFRNMFIHNNIRVGELFENDKGCAFLYEDIYYRNVSQNNSPNDNNRVQDYNEKEQNILHEYIETKENKMKNKNLSHDCRKGKKSVLPADNIISNILIRKTTIPVDLSLFFIFRKEYLKSVLITISQNFPVDSLLLILKQAYIGKEFYNIQWDIYYNMKKFMLKIKKMYSNIFLRRCNVPLNLFHSNTLQVNSHNLLKNGYIKSLYQYFLLYSHYEDAYNKYNITNEQIKKGKKNNIRKKKLKTLLNTYHGMNKNSLNVICKKYDNLRMYAEHAKDFLSQYIYNNKSKNDNELILFNDDLFIQNSSDEEIMNDNNIIYTKYKNYSLLRIEKCYADYAFSKLCRMNNNNNNNINKVSSFFEKKCLFSRSYIYCYRKANIVLKKISNCFRNFIKARHNNNFSFKHQLFSNDDAIFIIQFGNEIKKKKKKKVCKISRNYKQAPLKYIKELKRVIKYIQINNMSPNDLRLCSRNYININNNEKEFYKNKILVICELRDHNNNLLDIIHLSNGLKEEYSDLLEANASYKLLNYQGFSRSIEYDDDNVDDDNVDDDNVDDDNVDADNGDADNVDADNGDADNVDADNVDVDNVDVDNGDTDNANVDNANVDNVVNVDNVVNVDNVDVNNEGDNNISVNNVDALYNIGVHDDDDDDDDDDDDDDDDDDYDDDDYDDDDDDDDDDDNYKRKNNFRIFKRRYLNKNNYLLEKKRKELTSTSLMKENHLSGIINNTIDMEMNYMTYYKGHMNKLKKDKRRSNKDIFVRNYNTSYDINDESFSYSSLSCSSSSFSYDDNNMMDNNLPYKTNYSFVNIPIAHGVPYTNTPLNNSSLQRHNTILRNRINSSMENSSNNNNNNNTIPSTQHFRLFINNPLSNNLTAVESNVPNRRSNSVGHNLYTYINNMLYNPNNTLNFNRDMNVVNMMGRTCDISRIGNTRNTNAQNYQNNMDNSNADCNNENQTMNEQNEGYYLNVEVIPGSMPLQDNVQNGQDVNVQNGQDVNVQNGQDVNVQNGQDVNVQNGQDVNVQNGQDVNVQNGQDVNDQNNKDLNDQNNKDINDQNDKDVNDQNNKDINDQNELHANVVSSNAQNTNTDNSNNNIINDLINIRHTNEQNNVNNMNQNNNNNNSDNINMISNISNEMRNVPNTNRQPLDIEYRFLDMIYNNILNSRNERRNITTSLNTRNTPFNRNNVIIARRNNLSNIPTQDISEDMIRNMIAISIGNMDILNEKKTLNNFEKGIAKNSNSKINKKRMIFNLIPLNWKNVCTKKKYNVKIKYIYTLSECADKILQKYKKNDQLDLDFVVICEGLYEQSMQNTQKGNENKIQDDIRGENKIENDEMKDHKKDYNIIENDEMKDHKIDDNIKKNDELKDHKIDDNIKQNDELKDHKIDDNIKQNDEMKDHNIDDNIKQNDEMKDHNIDDNINENDNIKEEQNLEPQRTLIKINKEDDIKDDKKKNEEFQQNIEEYFCSKNNESSENNLNNSYACSMELNNNKTNDNNCIYDENIRYNETEKENIKNTIPGKENQINTIMLDKEYNNSIIENKENISSKSSTYDMYDSYSISSNGSSDSNLSSDMNEFNFFSSSEECSECEYNTLCLHNSSNINSYSVYKFLKKDNSILFVNNCNVKIKGGEGIIKEYRLKGYKGNKNINIKNMHSRNKNKKYNRKTKLIPLKINDMKYKYIVNESNDIFISEPVFSIKSKYLEKILLQEGYYKFEENEMNEIKYVNERITKGDTYINTKDIITSFNSDEKKDQNIYCSNMKYNEGKNNINENTNENVNSCNSLVNMKNFGDEKKEMIDISVLPKKIFNYNISAFIQYMSKKVCNYLFDEHHLKYFNNVSKKKRNFFIDNVYKKKNIYEGTKWNSDIYWTLSNVSFYTADWYDILYRLFFDASSRFYEMLLKHHTHNIPCIKFSPDDNFLLSCSVDKSISLWYPNNVKNDKLENNYNIYDNLFPYYKNEKKKNSKKMTKHNKTSSSYNDNFNHIFQLLDGSYETYDIFMDDNNLMCNNIIEMNINKNIVKVKNQMKKKKKCSFEKLYNETKRWYINKEKELVEQKRSNILCKQQLKHMGWSGDFIIKKNVKKMDFFVDIFFNTPSNIYKDNFICSQYFPYTNKPLNNFLNIFEKYSLFELFKLSFLNIQRKDQKIGNIPYNTNISNLVNYLLKMNSKKLKYMKENNIDNIVNLLTEGELCINRKNKANNEKVGGKDYMNNEHKEERRKDKRKILKRIYVAMKYACRHMLKKYLLFKPNNYKEKNYNTKKNMISSEEIFLNNNKVPLLTDYDFNFSSDTDDEHICYKKKNKSKDINNNKLPDSFTYEHNDLKKKFHNLHYQQNISDEEKSSSSNDEFSSSSFHYISSSTRTYREGKNLSKDINESDEEYIKKKKIKESLFYKYINKIRREFNSNYVLYRNEKNVMLKNKWMYFLQKLLNQYVHMKCFKKVYAHIKNKLLLNAIRKYKKHNSHKLYFNFHVTTNYKESKILKEVLKNYSTYFDKTKKTKIDNNKNDYNMVNKKFKSYLRLIKKEKLFKKKARGEQKLNNQNVFERLCEHINNNNNNNNSNSKSNNCDNNNYCYNDDRGYTLILKNNVSNFHNIIHNIINISNHNKIIKHCKYLKKYHRHDNNQNIRLCKKKNSKNHENNHMEEYNLYREKLCTDHEKKKKNNNTFNNMFNDFNKDIRKGITFYSTSDSLNSDINEFSYKGKVKRMIKRKKKIKKLYVSLSSKKEKTNLYNNNNNNNMEDTFMIKKDNIYIGKKKIGDNNHSYRNVTLHKHDEKNNNINYNRFHSFNNVRCLKKENIKENILMKENKKFNICFLNLNKGNYQINYFSNIGIMKKFYKFCGKGLILVNVQYIKNDTEKGKKENIHIKNNIKNLNVKENVDVLNKRHKKNIIFQTDIYICSTYKGNKNIKKKKSRTIIFIIKVKVEELKIYLWRKKIFEEKYIHNSFYIHAKVVQIIYFLTLQNCKIYSSHNNINNNNNNNNNNNNNNNNNNNKKNQTEILNIHNYNVNYNMDYSNIDEKSKQKLLKYYLSNDEYMFFQFLTSNLFEKNNRHKNIKPKEIYKNIIKIRNYIFNVKEDDKYEQYMNLLSTCDETNTEIFKDLYNQCRNNKYQNISFNIFFSLLSNYKKNILMLNISTLRFLYSHMKSEYTINTNQEKKSQKKKKSSKKKKKHKKNICCINKDNYIYNNIINKEQKKELNKYLIISADKCNIYLLKFKFTKITRNLFTTKFLPLSIQKIPKEEYETFKQAFATSRISLLKIIYERSCIILANQYSNKIFIYFVQKCMYTNTYFLIPYFILPLYTLSIGKKLTPNFNRDKLNCHKKYIINNVNYNLKRLLDGKSLEESKDNDFFIAGLDVIYVNKRDNTFELTVYVLLLSNIIFCYKVNFEYY
- a CDS encoding cytidine triphosphate synthetase, with the translated sequence MDSVDDEKPITKYIIVTGGNMSGLGKGTAMSSMAVLLLTKNILLTTIKIDPYLNIDAGTMSPYEHGEVYVLEDGGEVDLDLGNYERFLNIRLTYKNNITSGKIYEEVIKKERKGEYLGKTVQVVPHVTDAIQKWIKDVIDENIKKMKKEYNIDSFNKIPCMCLIEVGGTVGDIESAVYLEALQQLINNLNNDDVCLCHLSYVPITGNLREQKTKPTQHSVKILREAGLKPDFIFCRCEEPLTEEAIKKIALFSQVKNEHVISLHDTSNVYKVPLILDKQNVCMNVLKKLNLENVVLNNKLQISPYSFNIWKQLADRYESSSEQVVIGIVGKYTASNDTYLSIISSLVHACLECGFKLVIKYINSSHLSLKQKKQKKNMDWKKKARKYSYENFHENSSTEKIIFVDDTTSDEDYDKKRRIKYEKAWETLKSVDGVLVPGGFGTRGIEGKYLSSKYCRLHNIPYLGICLGMQIAVIDVAREYLNVNANSEEFEDTTEMQYTSQENNMAHADNNNENNQHAKKNPNVTNCTYNEKEKKDKKEKKENIINLENVENVNKTSVHINEICSQDTTASCISIKTDSSHNQKELASYTERQKHDNINNMKKEIHFDDNISTAIINDDINIENNIYSKYQDTYMTDKNTYDDTDPMFDGKEYLKSQSLILREKCIGDIPKKLSEESIKEKIKLIGIESYYKSIEEIDNNNVIISMSEFKGDDNKGGTMRLGVKQSKIIDKDSLTYKAYDEELYIYERHRHRYEINPKYVPLLEAVGLTFVAKDIHSVRMEICEIKNLDFYVGVQFHPEFTSRPFKSNPLFLAFVLASKKKLKDRLNKYGNKLCSGILYK